From Trichoderma atroviride chromosome 1, complete sequence, one genomic window encodes:
- a CDS encoding uncharacterized protein (EggNog:ENOG41~TransMembrane:10 (i12-32o38-59i71-88o108-130i142-164o198-222i234-257o263-285i306-328o343-362i)) — protein MGYWPSKICTILNIVIMLGYGMIDCLVGGQILSAVADGRLTVIVGIIIIAVISWVIVVFGMSTFQTYERWAWVPQLIAAFILVGSAGPKFDTSIQSVGSPSTIRGNRLSFFSLCLSSSIAWAPAAADFYVYYPETTKKWKTFAMTAAGVGLAMSFAYLLGVGLASGTFTQPSWSAANEVSSGALILEGYQGLGGFGKFLGVLVALGLVANNIPGTYSAALCFQVLGRYGARIPRWILSCVGAIIYTACALGGRNYLYDIFENFLALMGYWVTIFIVITLEEHLIFRRTRGFDWTAWSDPSRLPLGLAALTAFLIGWVGAILCMYQVYYVGPIAKLASPTGADLGIWVGSSWAMIVFPPLRWLELRKIGR, from the exons ATGGGCTACTGGCCCAGCAAGATCTGCACCATCTTAAACATTGTCATCATGCTCGGATACGGCATGATTGACTGTCTCGTAGGAGGCCAGATCCTGTCGGCCGTAGCTGATGGCAGACTGACCGTCAtcgtcggcatcatcatcatcgccgtcatctcgTGGGTGATTGTCGTCTTTGGCATGTCGACCTTTCAAACATACGAAAG ATGGGCCTGGGTTCCGCAACTCATTGCAGCATTCATCCTGGTCGGTTCCGCGGGCCCCAAATTCGACACCTCGATCCAGTCAGTTGGAAGCCCATCAACCATCAGGGGCAAccgcctctccttcttctcgctctgcCTCTCTTCGTCGATTGCCTGGGCCCCTGCCGCAGCAGACTTTTACGTCTACTACCCCGAAACCACCAAAAAGTGGAAGACATTCGCCATGACGGCCGCCGGCGTGGGCCTTGCCATGAGTTTCGCCTACCTCCTAGGCGTTGGTCTTGCGTCCGGGACCTTTACCCAGCCATCGTGGAGCGCTGCCAACGAAGTGTCTTCGGGAGCTCTCATTCTCGAAGGATACCAAGGCCTGGGGGGTTTCGGAAAGTTTCTCGGCGTCCTCGTtgccctcggcctcgtcgcaAACAACATCCCCGGCACGTATTCCGCAGCCTTGTGCTTCCAGGTGCTTGGCCGATACGGCGCCCGAATCCCGCGATGGATCCTGTCGTGtgtcggcgccatcatctacACCGCGTGTGCTCTGGGAGGCCGCAACTACCTCTACGACATCTTTGAGAACTTTCTGGCGCTCATGGGCTACTGGGtgaccatcttcatcgtcatcactcTGGAAGAGCACCTGATTTTCCGTAGAACTCGCGGCTTTGACTGGACTGCGTGGTCGGATCCCTCACGGCTGCCTCTTGGTCTTGCTGCACTGACGGCGTTTCTCATCGGATGGGTTGGAGCCATCTTATGCATGTACCAAGTCTACTACGTTGGGCCCATTGCCAAGCTGGCCAGTCCGACCGGCGCTGATCTTGGCATCTGGGTTGGGTCTTCGTGGGCCATGATTGTATTCCCTCCGTTGCGCTGGCTGGAACTGCGCAAGATTGGTCGATGA
- a CDS encoding uncharacterized protein (EggNog:ENOG41~antiSMASH:Cluster_1.5) — MDHDEDQSFTIPVQLRLERSDANMHTLQDGDEDNRKNITDDSTDGFLIKITLDKVIHAEPPSLLTFIGLKFRFEGLDDRRRFRYVEVNIRFEDNTDPLTSLDPEVVELWPNGPHVWKQTDINTEVNISGEGTLQGGPSYAGGSAKGTWAKRSTYGFTDQATFSGATRLLEKKVGSDNGVFLRLNESRHGRSGVVKQIHTGILLQRKEGTGAFRAYFDIEAKADMRFSWANGLKKLRGVDHRTDPVKFMPGKNFLGWQDVAGITKDQPDAAMVQRYGDAMAWIELDLVKQYERKEGGWQQAEMQRPGGKQGIL; from the coding sequence ATGGATCACGACGAGGACCAAAGCTTCACAATCCCCGTGCAGCTTCGATTGGAAAGGAGCGATGCCAACATGCACACGCTgcaagatggcgatgaggataACCGTAAGAATATCACCGATGATTCTACGGACGGATTCCTTATCAAAATCACGCTAGACAAAGTCATTCATGCGGAACCCCCGAGCCTGCTGACATTCATCGGCCTCAAATTCCGCTTCGAGGGCCTCGACGATAGGCGCCGATTTCGCTACGTTGAAGTAAACATTCGGTTTGAGGACAACACCGATCCTctcaccagcctcgaccCAGAGGTGGTGGAGCTGTGGCCCAATGGCCCCCACGTGTGGAAGCAGACCGATATCAACACGGAGGTCAACATCAGCGGCGAAGGGACTTTGCAGGGTGGGCCAAGCTATGCAGGCGGTTCAGCAAAGGGAACGTGGGCCAAGAGGTCTACTTACGGCTTTACGGACCAGGCCACTTTTTCCGGCGCAAcccggctgctggagaagaaggtgggGAGCGACAACGGCGTCTTTTTGAGACTCAACGAGAGCCGCCACGGAAGGTCAGGGGTGGTTAAACAGATCCACACCGGAATCCTTCTGCAACGCAAAGAGGGCACAGGAGCATTCCGGGCCTATTTCGACATTGAAGCCAAGGCTGATATGAGATTTTCCTGGGCGAacgggctgaagaagctgagggGTGTTGATCACAGAACTGATCCGGTCAAATTTATGCCAGGCAAAAACTTCCTTGGCTGGCAGGACGTGGCAGGTATCACGAAGGATCAGCCTGATGCCGCAATGGTACAGAGATATGGCGACGCCATGGCTTGGATTGAGCTCGACCTCGTAAAGCAGTATGAGAGGAAAGAGGGTGGGTGGCAGCAGGCTGAGATGCAACGTCCGGGTGGCAAACAAGGCATACTGTAG
- a CDS encoding uncharacterized protein (SMCOG1075:alkaline serine protease, subtilase family~antiSMASH:Cluster_1.5~EggNog:ENOG41~MEROPS:MER0013656~TransMembrane:1 (o481-503i)), producing the protein MTSCLIAPEIHLDLAKVIGSGKKYMDERAQKVKVQLDSALEYVSLPQYHAQESKVDTESDTTSNNPTIDHEKKKEEERNPHVAIFQWLGEKKVKKIFRVSVEDREQGKVPHTDEAIYTMLKPFDIEIWDWRKYDISSETILKGAVNTRELYLYWSGNIAVMQSWACKRGLAQLEKIESITIVLAEKSMETETVCQEAFQDFQEKFWKRRQKDIRKEKIKLRVPKESAQHLSASQDLGIKGSASDPIASEPVWIRKMQEMIDLLLTFKKVPIEEVVKIALIDKGVDRENSEVRAIERGQSFCRGKRAIPHAQTWDAEFQEWDARPPVHGTQMAICIQKVCPMARLYVARMDDSDTQEFTLESAIKAINWAKEMGVDIISMSWSFKAKGGDCSTEEIATFKETISKAKAHGILLFASLNDEEGVNIDDYYPCGLSDVFKIGSATKWGDKAQHSRTGSNFILPGKDISLPDVDNRIKDVSGSSIATAFAAGLAGLVLFALSAHMHIKDEVEESLKKDRLNHAKSKEGMNTIFNILSGNRQGSKTNDIWVSLDEKFPEKTDKGEPSLDIKDFIKSIVPR; encoded by the exons ATGACGAGTTGTTTGATAGCACCGGAGATTCACCTCGATCTTGCCAAGGTGATTGGATCAGGCAAGAAGTACATGGATGAAAGAGCACAAAAGGTCAAGGTGCAATTAGACAGTGCACTCGAGTATGTGAGCCTTCCGCAATACCACGCGCAAGAATCGAAGGTTGACACCGAGAGCGATACGACCTCCAATAATCCGACCATAGATcacgagaagaagaaggaagaggaacgCAACCCGCATGTGGCTATATTTCAATGGctgggggagaagaaggtcaagAAGATTTTCAGAGTCTCGGTCGAAGACCGTGAGCAGGGCAAAGTGCCACATACAGATGAGGCTATTTACACCATGTTGAAGCCGTTTGACATCGAAATATGGGACTGGAGAAAGTATGACATCAGCAGCGAGACAATTCTCAAGGGCGCGGTGAATACCAGAGAGCTTTACCTATACTGGAGTGGGAACATAGCTGTAATGCAAAGTTGGGCCTGTAAGAGGGGTTTGGCCCAGCTCGAGAAG ATTGAATCAATCACTATCGTATTAGCCGAAAAG TCAATGGAAACTGAAACGGTCTGTCAAGAAGCATTCCAAGATTTTCAAGAGAAGTTTTGGAAGCGGCGGCAAAAAGATatcagaaaagaaaagatcaaaCTACGAGTACCAAAAGAATCAGCTCAGCACTTGTCGGCCTCACAAGACTTGGGCATAAAGGGCTCGGCCAGTGATCCTATTGCCTCTGA ACCGGTTTGGATTCGCAAGATGCAAGAGATGATTGACTTGCTTCTCACCTTCAAAAAAGTGCCCATTGAGGAAGTAGTAAAAATTGCGCTTATCGACAAAGGGGTGGATAGAGAAAACTCCGAAGTACGTGCCATCGAGCGGGGCCAATCCTTTTGCCGTGGGAAACGGGCTATTCCACACGCGCAAACATGGGATGCCGAGTTCCAGGAGTGGGATGCCCGCCCACCAGTTCACGGAACCCAAATGGCCATTTGCATACAGAAAGTATGCCCCATGGCAAGGCTGTATGTCGCAAGAATGGACGACTCGGACACGCAAGAGTTCACTCTCGAATCTGCAATCAAA GCTATAAATTGGGCCAAGGAGATGGGCGTTGACATTATATCAATGAGCTGGTCGTTCAAGGCTAAAGGCGGAGATTGCAGTACCGAAGAGATCGCAACGTTCAAGGAAACTATCTCGAAAGCAAAAGCCCATGGTATTCTCTTGTTTGCCTCCCTTAACGATGAGGAAGGTGTCAACATTGATGACTACTATCCCTGTGGCCTCTCTGATGTGTTTAAAATCGGTTCTGCAACTAAGTGGGGAGACAAAGCTCAGCACAGCCGAACAGGATCTAATTTCATACTGCCTGGCAAGGACATCTCGCTGCCCGATGTTGATAATCGGATCAAAGACGTGAGCGGTAGTTCTATTGCAACTGCATTTGCTGCCGGCCTGGCTGgtcttgtcctttttgcACTTAGCGCACATATGCATATCAAGGACGAGGTAGAAGAGTCATTGAAGAAAGATCGACTCAATCATGCCAAATCAAAGGAAGGCATGAATACAATCTTTAACATTTTAAGTGGCAATAGGCAGGGCTCAAAAACAAACGATATATGGGTAAGCTTAGATGAAAAGTTCCCGGAAAAAACAGACAAGGGTGAGCCTAGCTTGGATATTAAGGATTTTATAAAGAGTATTGTACCAAGATAA
- a CDS encoding uncharacterized protein (EggNog:ENOG41~antiSMASH:Cluster_1.5): MEGLVSWHSTDTRELAFTIHRLNSSSVPERQMDSKRRAEAYPKDDGKGATQLTGIDKKNEKKNEKKNEKDQNSEEKVSAPVSRVQILRLRTKTHEKLADELFDGIDGSQPSTALDIYEKYYTKDPKVLSSQGFGGLNLLDQILNRLAEEAKDNPTLVQEPPSRVREFVQCLVMKHPQLICQSADEGNQARLFEKTLKKCKTLAFDIISLVVSDEDLRALQDTCPNHGSGISTSPQTCALSQIYFPRLLLTELHEQKLVGQCLHELVEKENFISRAREYRAQLSKAVEIPEKHKDSYETWLHIALEDQTAFMETRTKEEMEGFHKSFLSLIRLCPDMSTKRNLLCFFDSDGRTPLHRAIELFKHLDIDYVRLSQVIEMLVLRCPDSIYIKERSKDARQTAPPKTPYRLLKDILNTGNNEKRKRAMESVDCLFKHVCIRSSLTKTEKQKYLHEKLADGE; encoded by the coding sequence ATGGAAGGCTTAGTGTCCTGGCACTCGACAGACACCCGCGAGCTAGCCTTCACTATTCATCGTCTCAACTCTTCCAGTGTACCTGAAAGGCAGATGGATTCCAAAAGGCGGGCAGAGGCGTATCCAAAGGACGACGGAAAAGGGGCAACTCAGCTTACAGGAATCGACAAGAagaacgaaaagaagaacgaaaagaagaacGAAAAAGATCAAAATTCAGAAGAGAAAGTCTCAGCTCCAGTCAGCAGGGTCCAAATACTTCGTTTACGGACCAAAACTCATGAAAAACTAGCCGATGAGTTGTTTGATGGGATTGACGGCAGCCAGCCTAGCACTGCGCTAGACATTTACGAGAAATACTACACTAAAGACCCCAAGGTTCTCTCATCCCAGGGCTTTGGGGGTTTGAATCTTCTTGATCAGATCTTGAATCGTCTAGCCGAGGAGGCCAAAGACAACCCCACCTTGGTTCAAGAGCCGCCGAGCCGAGTTCGTGAATTTGTGCAGTGTCTAGTGATGAAGCACCCTCAGCTTATCTGTCAATCGGCTGACGAAGGGAATCAAGCGAGATTATTCGAGAAGACGCTCAAGAAGTGCAAAACCCTGGCTTTTGACATTATCAGCCTGGTTGTTTCTGATGAAGACCTACGAGCGCTCCAAGACACATGTCCAAACCATGGTAGCGGAATTTCCACTTCTCCTCAGACTTGTGCACTTTCTCAGATTTATTTTCCGAGACTCCTTCTGACGGAGCTTCACGAGCAAAAATTGGTAGGCCAATGCCTGCATGAGCTTGTCGAGAAGGAAAATTTTATCTCACGGGCCCGCGAATACCGAGCCCAGCTGTCAAAAGCCGTCGAGATTCCTGAAAAGCACAAAGATAGCTATGAGACTTGGCTTCATATTGCTCTCGAAGACCAGACGGCTTTTATGGAAACAAGAaccaaggaggagatggagggcttCCACAAGAGCTTTTTGAGCCTAATTAGACTATGCCCAGACATGAGTACAAAGAGAAACttactttgtttctttgacAGCGACGGTCGCACGCCGCTTCACCGGGCAATTGAACTTTTTAAGCATCTTGACATTGACTATGTACGCTTGTCACAGGTCATAGAGATGCTCGTCCTCCGTTGCCCGGATTCAATCTACATCAAAGAGCGTTCCAAGGATGCCAGGCAAACGGCCCCTCCCAAGACCCCTTATCGTCTTCTTAAAGATATTCTTAACACTGGCAACAATGAGAAACGGAAGAGAGCAATGGAAAGCGTCGATTGCCTTTTTAAACACGTTTGTATTCGCAGCAGTCTCACCAAAACCGAGAAGCAGAAGTATCTCCACGAAAAGCTGGCTGATGGTGAGTGA
- a CDS encoding uncharacterized protein (TransMembrane:11 (o28-46i58-77o83-102i109-128o148-167i226-253o265-284i305-324o330-354i366-387o399-418i)~antiSMASH:Cluster_1.5), whose amino-acid sequence MIAYMAGSLYATSEAGVQKHFGVGNQTVLLGLSMFVLAYGVGPLFFGPITEIPAVGRGWVYSLSFIVTFALSFPTATVNSFDGLIALRFFQGFFGSVGIAIGGASVGDVVPFLYFPYGLVAWILAFWWAPPIGTVSGGYAAMAHGWRWPMWLITWWSAPMLLMLLFLTPETSPSNILLRRAQRLRALTSDSRLQSQGELDQRGMTAASIVMETLIRPFEIAIKDPAVAYVHLYTAFFYGVFFCFFEVFPLVFIPVYGFNLGEIGLVFQCCGIGATIGTVFYFLFLRYYMIPDNVKNGFDNHEQRLIPALAGSVLTPIGLFIFAWTHYAHIHWIAPMIGVVTFCVGMFWIIMALFTYVPVSYTQYTASIYTSNGIARSIIACSAVHIARPLFINVGTHKGVTILACLNVLGIPATWYIYKKGAQLRAKSKFAQG is encoded by the exons ATGATTGCATACATGGCTGGTTCGCTCTACGCAACTTCAGAGGCTGGTGTTCAGAAACACTTTGGCGTGGGAAACCAAACTGTACTCCTCGGTCTCTCAATGTTTGTTCTGGCATATGGTGTTGGGCCCCTGTTCTTTGGTCCCATTACAGAGATTCCGGCTGTCGGTAGAGGTTGGGTGTATTCGCTCTCGTTCATTGTCACCTTTGCCCTCAGCTTTCCTACCGCTACCGTCAACAGCTTTGATGGATTGATTGCCCTGCGATTTTTCCAGGGCTTCTTTGGCAGTGTTGGTATTGCTATTGGCGGTGCCAGTGTCGGAGATGTCGTCCCCTTTCTGTATTTCCCGTATGGTCTGGTGGCGTGgatcttggccttttggtGGGCTCCTCCTATCGG AACCGTGAGCGGTGGCTACGCTGCTATGGCacatggctggcgatggcctaTGTGGTTGATCACCTGGTGGTCAGCGCCCAtgttgctgatgcttctATTCCTTACGCCAGAGACATCCCCTTCCAATATCTTGCTCAGACGTGCGCAGCGCCTTCGAGCCCTTACCAGCGATTCACGACTCCAGTCTCAGGGTGAACTTGACCAACGTGGCATGACTGCTGCAAGCATTGTGATGGAGACTCTCATCCGACCCTTTGAGATTGCCATCAAGGATCCCGCTGTTGCCTATGTCCACTTGTATACCGCCTTCTTCTacggcgtcttcttctgcttctttgaAGTCTTTCctctcgtcttcatccccgTCTACGGCTTCAACCTTGGAGAAATCGGCCTGGTCTTCCAGTGCTGCGGTATTGGCGCCACAATTGGCACAGTCTTCTACTTCCTCTTCCTGCGCTATTACATGATTCCCGATAACGTCAAGAACGGCTTCGACAACCACGAGCAGCGTCTGATTCCTGCTCTTGCTGGTTCTGTTCTGACTCCCatcggcctcttcatctttgcctGGACTCATTATGCCCATATCCACTGGATTGCTCCAATGATTGGCGTTGTCACGTTCTGCGTTGGAATGTTCTGGATCATCATGGCGCTCTTTACCTATGTGCCAGTTTCGTATACGCAGTACACGGCTTCCATCTACACATCCAACGGCATTGCTAGATCCATAATTGCGTGCTCGGCAGTCCACATTGCACGGCCTCTGTTTATCAATGTCGGAACTCACAAAGGTGTGACTATCCTTGCGTGTCTGAATGTGCTTGGAATTCCGGCGACATGGTACATTTACAAGAAGGGTGCTCAGCTTCGAGCCAAGTCCAAGTTTGCCCAGGGCTAA
- a CDS encoding uncharacterized protein (EggNog:ENOG41) yields the protein MLPENYSTRPVAVLGGGVLGRRIACIWASGGYDVQIREPDQNQHEPCLDYIKENAESYPGAGKKPVGTVRVSQDLAVAVQNAWLVIEAVPEKIQLKIDTFSELETHAPQDAILGSNSSSYKSSEMLGKLKDETKSRVLNTHYYMPPLNMVCELMTDGFTDPDIFPFLMDRQREVGTKPFFARKECTGFIFNRLWAAIKRETLAILAEGVSTPEEIDTLSLELTKAWGGPCRFMDVIGLDTVALIEDHYIKERGLSTDTVDFLRREYIDKGKLGAKSPHGGFYPPQSNGVTLDSSAAPEALEAPNVVAQA from the exons ATGTTGCCAGAAAACTATTCTACCCGGCCAGTTGCCGTCTTAGGAGGCGGTGTACTGGGAAGGCGCATCG CTTGCATTTGGGCATCTGGTGGATATGACGTCCAGATTCGGGAGCCAGATCAGAACCAGCATGAGCCCTGTCTCGATTACATCAAAGAGAACGCTGAAAGTTATCCTGGTGCTGGAAAAAAGCCCGTTGGAACCGTCAGAGTATCCCAAGACCTTGCCGTGGCAGTCCAAAATGCATGGCTAGTCATCGAGGCAGTTCCTGAAAAGATTCAGCTCAAAATAGACACCTTTTCAGAACTCGAAACACATGCCCCTCAGGATGCCATCTTGGGCAGCAACTCGTCGTCATATAAATCTTCCGAAATGCTTGGGAAGCTCAAGGACGAGACAAAGTCGCGAGTCCTGAACACGCATTACTACATGCCTCCCCTGAACATGGTCTGTGAGCTGATGACAGATGGCTTTACGGACCCAGAcatcttcccttttctcatGGATAGACAGAGGGAAGTGGGTACAAAGCCATTTTTCGCGAGAAAAGAATGCACAGGGTTCATCTTCAACAGACTCTGGGCCGCGATAAAAAGGGAGACGCTAGCTATTCTCGCTGAAGGAGTGTCTACGCCAGAGGAAATCGACACTCTGTCTTTAGAATTGACAAAGGCTTGGGGAGGACCTTGTAGATTTATGGATG TCATTGGGTTGGACACTGTTGCCCTCATCGAAGACCATTACATCAAGGAGCGTGGGCTATCTACTGATACGGTGGACTTTTTGCGTCGCGAGTATATCGACAAAGGTAAGCTTGGCGCGAAATCTCCCCATGGTGGCTTTTATCCTCCTCAATCTAATGGCGTCACGCTGGACTCGAGCGCGGCACCTGAGGCACTGGAGGCACCAAACGTTGTCGCTCAAGCATAG
- a CDS encoding uncharacterized protein (EggNog:ENOG41~TransMembrane:11 (o64-86i98-118o138-162i174-198o204-221i242-264o276-298i369-391o397-419i440-462o477-496i)), producing the protein MEKHDNDTAAEPALEGQISDEEASTTGFFARANQRILNSKHFESRGIERVPETERLSKVGASNYLQMTMLWFSTNITANNMALGMLGPLDYSLGFTDAALCATFGAVLGAIGVAYISTFGPVSGNRTMVVARYFMGYWPSKICTILNIVIMLGYGMIDCLVGGQILSAVADGRLTVIVGIIIIAVISWVIVVFGMSTFQTYERWAWVPQLIAAFILVGSAGPKFDTSIQSVGSPSTIRGNRLSFFSLCLSSSIAWAPAAADFYVYYPETTKKWKTFAMTAAGVGLAMSFAYLLGVGLASGTFTQPSWSAANEVSSGALILEGYQGLGGFGKFLGVLVALGLVANNIPGTYSAALCFQVLGRYGARIPRWILSCVGAIIYTACALGGRNYLYDIFENFLALMGYWVTIFIVITLEEHLIFRRTRGFDWTAWSDPSRLPLGLAALTAFLIGWVGAILCMYQVYYVGPIAKLASPTGADLGIWVGSSWAMIVFPPLRWLELRKIGR; encoded by the exons ATGGAGAAGCACGACAACGACACCGCAGCCGAGCCGGCGCTGGAGGGCCAAATCTCCGACGAAGAGGCTTCCACCACCGGCTTCTTTGCGCGCGCCAACCAGCGAATCCTCAACTCCAAGCACTTTGAGTCCCGCGGCATCGAGCGGGTGCCGGAGACGGAGCGGCTCAGCAAAGTGGGCGCCTCCAACTACCTgcagatgacgatgctgtgGTTCAGCACCAACATCACGGCCAACAACATGGCTCTTGGCATGCTGGGGCCGCTGGACTATTCGCTCGGCTTTACGGACGCGGCGCTATGCGCGACTTTTGGCGCTGTGCTGGGGGCCATTGGCGTGGCCTATATCAGCACGTTTGGCCCTGTCAGCGGGAATCGAACAATG GTCGTGGCGAGATATTTCATGGGCTACTGGCCCAGCAAGATCTGCACCATCTTAAACATTGTCATCATGCTCGGATACGGCATGATTGACTGTCTCGTAGGAGGCCAGATCCTGTCGGCCGTAGCTGATGGCAGACTGACCGTCAtcgtcggcatcatcatcatcgccgtcatctcgTGGGTGATTGTCGTCTTTGGCATGTCGACCTTTCAAACATACGAAAG ATGGGCCTGGGTTCCGCAACTCATTGCAGCATTCATCCTGGTCGGTTCCGCGGGCCCCAAATTCGACACCTCGATCCAGTCAGTTGGAAGCCCATCAACCATCAGGGGCAAccgcctctccttcttctcgctctgcCTCTCTTCGTCGATTGCCTGGGCCCCTGCCGCAGCAGACTTTTACGTCTACTACCCCGAAACCACCAAAAAGTGGAAGACATTCGCCATGACGGCCGCCGGCGTGGGCCTTGCCATGAGTTTCGCCTACCTCCTAGGCGTTGGTCTTGCGTCCGGGACCTTTACCCAGCCATCGTGGAGCGCTGCCAACGAAGTGTCTTCGGGAGCTCTCATTCTCGAAGGATACCAAGGCCTGGGGGGTTTCGGAAAGTTTCTCGGCGTCCTCGTtgccctcggcctcgtcgcaAACAACATCCCCGGCACGTATTCCGCAGCCTTGTGCTTCCAGGTGCTTGGCCGATACGGCGCCCGAATCCCGCGATGGATCCTGTCGTGtgtcggcgccatcatctacACCGCGTGTGCTCTGGGAGGCCGCAACTACCTCTACGACATCTTTGAGAACTTTCTGGCGCTCATGGGCTACTGGGtgaccatcttcatcgtcatcactcTGGAAGAGCACCTGATTTTCCGTAGAACTCGCGGCTTTGACTGGACTGCGTGGTCGGATCCCTCACGGCTGCCTCTTGGTCTTGCTGCACTGACGGCGTTTCTCATCGGATGGGTTGGAGCCATCTTATGCATGTACCAAGTCTACTACGTTGGGCCCATTGCCAAGCTGGCCAGTCCGACCGGCGCTGATCTTGGCATCTGGGTTGGGTCTTCGTGGGCCATGATTGTATTCCCTCCGTTGCGCTGGCTGGAACTGCGCAAGATTGGTCGATGA